The DNA sequence tttctctttttatacaccttatttaataaatgtgaaattttatagtgattaatataacaaatgcaaaacaaaataaaatataaatcaatttttagtaaaaagttTAGCTACATTAATTTTATGTGAAAAACTTTACCAATTAGTAAAtacctatttaattatattcattattaacaaaattcagacaaaataaataaaatttaagttgttgtattaaataatagttttattatattaaaaaggatatatattaaacaaattatttactaaaaaagtaaataacataaatataattaaaaaaatataaacttgtttataataaatgtaaaagacgaaaaaagaaataatcatataaatttGTTTGATTATGAAAGTATCATAGTATCATCCAATTCTTCCTTAAAAGGCCTAACAATAGGAAGAGAGAAAATAACAAGACAGAATGAAAAgctgaaaagaagaaaacaatatCCACCTCGAACCTCTCTCcaatttcttcatcaaaattcaaaaacccACATTCAAAAGTTAAAAGCTTTAACAAATTCCAAAACCAAAATTGATTAGgaagaacaagaagaagaagaagaagaaaagaatgagagAAGATGAATCAAATTGGTTCTCAAAGTGGGAAGAAGAGTTACCTTCACCAGAGGAACTCATGCCCTTATCCCAAACCCTAATAACCCCTCACCTTGCCGTAGCTTTTGACATAACCAACTCTTCCCAGAACAACCACCACCAACAGCAGCAGTTTCCGCTTCAGCCACCTTCCGGCGCGGAGGAGGAACCGGCGCGGACTCTGAAACGGCCGCGACTGGTGTGGACCCCACAGCTGCACAAGCGCTTCGTGGATGCCGTGGCCCACTTGGGGATCAAGAACGCCGTTCCCAAGACCATAATGCAGCTCATGAGCGTCGACGGGTTGACCCGCGAAAACGTCGCCAGCCACCTCCAGAAATACCGCCTCTACTTGAAGCGCATGCAGGGTTTGGCCGGAGGTGCCGCCGCCGCAGACTCCGCCACGGACCACCTCTTCGCCAGCTCGCCTGTGCCGCCGCACTTCCTGCACCCGGCTGCCCGCTCGGCCTCTGACCACTACCTGCCCTTTGTGCCGGCGTTGCAGCAGCACCgcaatcaccaccaccacatGGCGGTGGCTGCTCATTTTGGTTCGCCGCGGAATGCGCACTTTGAACTCCCCGTTCTGTCAAGGATGGGAGCTTCGGTGCCGGGTTATGTGGAGGATGTGGAGTCGGAAAGGAGGAAGGTTCTTACTTTGTTTCCAGCTGGAGATGATTGAATGTGATCAATGGTTGATTGATGGCAAGGTTTTAAATTGTGGGTGGGGTTGTGATTTATTAGCGTTTTTTGATGTTGTAAAAAGTTGTGATTCACAAATGTGGTTGATGCAGTTACAATAGTGGTTTAACTTCCAAATAGTTCAAGTTGTTTGTGACTGAGATTGCTGTTGTTTACTGTTTTTGATGATAATACTATGGTTTTTTCCACTGTTGTTCATAGTTATTATTATCTTTGTTTGAACTGTGTAGTTTCCACCCTGTGAAACTAATGTTTGATGGCGTGTTTTAGGTTTGGTTAGGGCCAAGGATTTTAAGAACTGTCTATGAGCACAATTTCAGGCTCAATCTGAAAGCTTTTGAACTCTTTGCAACCGCAATTGAGACTGCTTCTGTCTGCAATGACAACGATCTTGAAGAGAAGGCATTTTGAAACCTTGGCTAGTGTCTAAGTAGGTAACTTTGTTTCTCAAGAGATGTATCAATTGGTCATGCTTAGGTTTGCATAAAGGAGTGTGTTGTAATCATTGGAATTTTGAATTCATTGTACATTCAGCTGTGACGACTTTCCTATAGACACTTCTGGGACAAATAATGTTTTGTAACTCATTTTTGTTTGGATCAGTAGTTGTTGTATATGTTGCTTTGTTTGGTAGATCGGCTGCATTCAAAGCAATCTAGATTCTATGGTGTTACCAATTGTGAAGTTTTATATCAGCATTGGTAAGAACAAGTTTTCTATTTAGGAGCCTGAAGATTGTAATAACTGAAGTGTGTTAGATATGGAATGTGCTTTTTGCCCTGTTTCTTGTTACAATTGTAACTTGTTTGTCTCTGTAGAAGAATTAAATGTGTAATGGAAAGCAAATTAAAATTCAGGTTATATTTTTGTTGGTTTAATTTTTCCCAGTTACTTGAACTCAAGAGCACTGGTTTTCATAAGTTCATCTTTACATAGTCATAAATTTCTTGTTTTGTTAGACAACCAgatttcttcttcctcatctACTTAGGGTCCTGTAGTGATTCTTTTCTTAgtgatttaaattatttatttgatgatCAATTTTCCCATAACGAGGATCTTAGCAAAATGTCATATATGtaagaaaaaacaatgaaagAGATGATGTTCTAACCATTTGTTTGTATTAACTTTCTTTGTTGTGTTCTGAATGACAGTAAGATGCATTTGTTGACACAGACTGAGATGCAGTAAAACACAGGTCcactcttttcttcttcttgagTCTATTTTTTCAGAGTTTCAGCATGTGGTGTTTGTTTGTCATGATTTCATG is a window from the Vigna unguiculata cultivar IT97K-499-35 chromosome 7, ASM411807v1, whole genome shotgun sequence genome containing:
- the LOC114190020 gene encoding transcription factor MYBC1-like; protein product: MREDESNWFSKWEEELPSPEELMPLSQTLITPHLAVAFDITNSSQNNHHQQQQFPLQPPSGAEEEPARTLKRPRLVWTPQLHKRFVDAVAHLGIKNAVPKTIMQLMSVDGLTRENVASHLQKYRLYLKRMQGLAGGAAAADSATDHLFASSPVPPHFLHPAARSASDHYLPFVPALQQHRNHHHHMAVAAHFGSPRNAHFELPVLSRMGASVPGYVEDVESERRKVLTLFPAGDD